GAGGCTTTCGGCAGTCACATGAACCGGCCCGGCGTCTGGGCCTTCTGGTGGCCTCGGTTTCAGCGCATCGCCGCCTGGTTCGTCACAGCCGAACAGGCCCGCCGGGATGCCGGGTTGCAGGTTTCCCATACGGAAATCAAAGGAACCTTGGTGGTAAACGGCCCGGTATACCCCTTCACCCTGACCGCCACCGCCGACCGTTTGGATCAATTGGCCGACGGGAGCCTTGCCTTGATCGACTACAAGACCGGCACCGTGCCCAGTCAAAAGGAAGTGGCCGCCGGATTCGCCCCGCAACTGCCCCTCGAAGGCGCCATCGCTCAGGCGGGCGGCTTTCCCGGCAAGGGAACGGTGTCGGCGCTGGAATACTGGGCCCTGCGCGGCTCGGCAAAGGAAGGCGGCAAAACCCAGGCCGCGGGCAAGGAGCCCGCTGGACTCATCCAAGAGGCTCTCGAAGGTCTACACAAGCTGGTGGGCACTTATCAGTTCCCCGAGGCGGCCTATCCGTCCATTCCCCGGCCCGACGTGGCACCGCGTTATAGCGACTATGAACATCTGGCCCGCCGTCGGGAATGGGCCACCAGCGACGTAGGGGATGGGGAATGAGCGTCGCCGACCCCAATATCGCCCAGGGACAAGCCGCCGATCCTGGCGCGTCTGTCTGGGTCGCCGCCTCGGCGGGCACCGGCAAAACCAAGGTGCTCACTGATCGGGTGCTCAACCTGCTGCTGACCGGCACGGCGCCCCACAAGATCCTCTGCCTGACCTTCACCAAGGCCGCCGCCGCCGAGATGGCCACCCGAGTAGCGGAGAAACTGGGCCTTTGGACCCGCGCCGACGAGGAAAGCCTGGAGAAAGATTTGGCCAAGCTGCTGGGTCGCGCGCCATCAATGGGGGAACGCGTCCGGGCCCGGCGGTTGTTCGCTCTGGTGCTCGACGTGCCCGGCGGTATGCGCATCGAGACCCTGCATGCCTTCTGCCAATCCGTGTTGCGCCGATTTCCCATCGAGGCCGGACTGGCGCCCCATTTTACCGTCATGGACGACCGCACGGCGGCGGAACTGCTGCTGGCCGCCCGCGAGGCCGTGCTGGCCCGAGCCCGAGCCGGAGGGGACGAAACCTTGAGCGAGGCCCTTTCGCTCATCACCGCGCGGGTGCATGAAACCTTGTTCCCCGAGTTGATGGGGGCCCTGGCCTCGGAGCGGGGCCGCTTGCGCCAGTTGCTGGACCGCCACGGCAATGACCTGGAACAGGTCAATGGGGCCCTTCGCGCCGCGCTCGACCTAAGGGAAGGCGAAACCCCCGAGTCTCTGATTGCCGATGCCTGCCAGGATGAGGCCTTGGATCTGCTAGGATTGCGGCTTGCCGTGGAAGGATTGACCAAAGGGTCAAAAACCGATGCGGATCGGGCGCGCACCCTGGGCGATTGGCTGGCCCGGAGACACGATGATCGGGTACGGGCTTTTTCGGCCTATCGTGGCCTGTTCCTGACTCAGAAAGATCAACTGAAGGCTCAAAAGAGCATCGTCACCCAGTCGGCCATCAAGGCCGCCCCCGGCATCGACATGATCTTGATGACCGAGGCCGAGCGGATTTTCCAACTGGATGGTCGCATGAAGGCTGCCGGGGTGGCGCAAGCCACCGCTGCTTTGCTGCGCATTGGATCGGCCTTGCTCGATTTCTACGGCAGGCTGAAAGAACGCCGGGCGTTGCTGGATTATGACGACCTGATTCTGATGACCCGCGACCTATTGCGTCGGCCCGGTGTGGCGCCCTGGGTATTGTTCAAGCTGGACGGTGGCCTGGACCATATGCTCATCGACGAGGCGCAGGACACCAACCCGGAGCAATGGCAGGTGGTTGAGGCATTAACCGATGAGTTTTTTGCCGGAGACGGCGGCCGGGATGGTCGGCGCACGGTATTTGCCGTCGGTGATGCCAAGCAATCCATCTACAGCTTCCAACGGGCCGACCCGAAAGGCTTTGAACGCATGCGGGCGTTGTTCCGCCGCACCGTTCCCGATGCCGGACAGGAATGGCGGGAGGTGGACCTGACCGTATCGTTTCGCTCCACCCGGGCGGTGCTGGCAGCGGTGGATGCCATCTTTTCCCGCCCGACGGCGCGGGCCGGGGTCGCGCCCGAAGACATCGCCGTGCATCACGAAGCTTTCCGTGAAGACGCGGGTGGACTGGTGGAGCTTTGGCCACCGGTGACCCCGCGGGAGGAAGATCCGCCCACCGCCTGGAAACCGCCATTGGAACGCACCACCGGTGGGACGCCGCGTTCCCGTCTGGCCCGGCTGGTGGCCCGGCGTATCGATACAATGATCCATGGTGAGGTTCTGGAATCCCAGGCACGCCCTATTCATGCCGGAGATATTCTGGTGCTGGTCCGGCGACGCGGGGCCTTCGTGGAAGATCTGGTGCGCGAGTTAAAGCGCCTCGACGTGCCGGTGGCCGGTGTGGACCGCATGGTGCTGACCGATCAAATGGCGGTGATGGACCTGACCGCCCTGGGCGATTTCCTGCTGCTGCCCGATGATGACCTGACATTGGCGACGGTGCTCAAAGGCCCGCTGGGTGGCCTGAGCGAGGAAGACCTGTTCGACCTGGCCCATGATCGCCCCGGCAGCCTGTGGGCGGAACTGCGCCGACGGGCGACGGAACGCCCCAGCTTCAGCGTTGCGCACGAGCTTTTGACCGGCCTGTTGGCCAGAGCCGATTTTACGCCGCCCTTTGAACTGTTTGCCCATGTGCTCGGCCCGTTGGGGGGGCGCAAGAAGCTGCTGGCACGACTGGGCAGGGAAGCCGACGACCCGATCAACGAGTTTCTGTCCCAAGCCGCATCGTTCGAGCGGGATCATGTGGCGTCGCTACAAGGATTTCTGGCTTGGCTGCGGGCCGGGGACACGGAGATCAAGCGCGATCTGGAAAATGGCGATGGCCAGTCGGTCCGGGTGATGACCGTTCATGGCGCCAAGGGTTTGCAGGCCCCCATCGTGTTCCTGCCCGATACCTTGCAGGTGCCCGCCAAGACACCGGCCCTGCTCTGGCCGGGCGAAGGGGAGTCGCAACTGCTGTTGTGGGCCCCGTCCAAGGCCTCTAGCGATGCGGTCTGTGATCGAGAACGCGATCGGGTGGCCGCGGCCCGTGATGCCGAGTATCGGCGATTGCTCTATGTGGCCCTGACTCGGGCCGAAGATCGGCTCTATGTCTGCGGCTGGGAAACCAAGAATCGGGCGCCGGAAACCTGTTGGTACAATCTGGTCCGCGACGGTTTGGACGGTGTCGCCACGGCGCTTGAAGACCGCTTCCTGGCCCAGGCGCCGGAAACCGAATCGGCGGAAGTCTTGCGCTTGAGTTCGCCACAGACCGCCATCGTTGATGCCAGGGAAACCGGATCCGCCGTTTTGCCG
The sequence above is drawn from the Magnetospira sp. QH-2 genome and encodes:
- the addA gene encoding double-strand break repair helicase AddA; translated protein: MSVADPNIAQGQAADPGASVWVAASAGTGKTKVLTDRVLNLLLTGTAPHKILCLTFTKAAAAEMATRVAEKLGLWTRADEESLEKDLAKLLGRAPSMGERVRARRLFALVLDVPGGMRIETLHAFCQSVLRRFPIEAGLAPHFTVMDDRTAAELLLAAREAVLARARAGGDETLSEALSLITARVHETLFPELMGALASERGRLRQLLDRHGNDLEQVNGALRAALDLREGETPESLIADACQDEALDLLGLRLAVEGLTKGSKTDADRARTLGDWLARRHDDRVRAFSAYRGLFLTQKDQLKAQKSIVTQSAIKAAPGIDMILMTEAERIFQLDGRMKAAGVAQATAALLRIGSALLDFYGRLKERRALLDYDDLILMTRDLLRRPGVAPWVLFKLDGGLDHMLIDEAQDTNPEQWQVVEALTDEFFAGDGGRDGRRTVFAVGDAKQSIYSFQRADPKGFERMRALFRRTVPDAGQEWREVDLTVSFRSTRAVLAAVDAIFSRPTARAGVAPEDIAVHHEAFREDAGGLVELWPPVTPREEDPPTAWKPPLERTTGGTPRSRLARLVARRIDTMIHGEVLESQARPIHAGDILVLVRRRGAFVEDLVRELKRLDVPVAGVDRMVLTDQMAVMDLTALGDFLLLPDDDLTLATVLKGPLGGLSEEDLFDLAHDRPGSLWAELRRRATERPSFSVAHELLTGLLARADFTPPFELFAHVLGPLGGRKKLLARLGREADDPINEFLSQAASFERDHVASLQGFLAWLRAGDTEIKRDLENGDGQSVRVMTVHGAKGLQAPIVFLPDTLQVPAKTPALLWPGEGESQLLLWAPSKASSDAVCDRERDRVAAARDAEYRRLLYVALTRAEDRLYVCGWETKNRAPETCWYNLVRDGLDGVATALEDRFLAQAPETESAEVLRLSSPQTAIVDARETGSAVLPPLPLPDWAEAPPPDEPDPPRPLIPSRPDDEEPPVRAPLGRDGGIRFRRGRLIHRLLQALPDLDPQARDAAARRFLSGAARHLSEEECREIIDETLSVLDHPDHAALFGPGSRAEVPLAGLIGGRAISAQVDRLLVTEEAVWLVDFKSNRPPPTRAEDVAPLYLRQMAAYRALLREIYGDRPVHAILLWTDGPTMMALPEDLICRYAP